The region CGGCGCGAAGCCGATCGAGTGGACCAGGCCGTCGAGGCCGTCCCAATGCTTGGCCAGGCCGTCGAAAGTCGAGGCGATCTGCGCGTCTTCGGCAACATCGCACTCCAGCACGATCTTGCTGCCGAATTCGGCGGCGAACTCGCTGACGCGGTCCTTGAAACGTTCGCCCACATACGTGAAGGCCAGTTCGGCCCCTTCGCGATGGCAGGCCCGTGCAATGCCGTAGGCGATCGAACGATTGGAGAGGACGCCCGTGATGAGGATGCGTTTACCGGCGAGAAAACCCATGATTGGTCCTTGATGACGGATCTGGAAAACCGCCATTTTAGGATATGTCTGATGGTCCGTCCGGGGTGGGGGTCGGTATAACGCCAGAAGATCGGATCGGTCCGACCATCCTGGAGTTTTTCCCATGTACGATTCAAGACGCCGCTTGCTCAAAGGTGGGGCCGGCTCCGTGCTCGCCAGCTTGTCCATGACTGCCTTGGCAGCTGGCCGGGCCCCCGCCAGCGTGCCGCCCGCAACCGCCGTAGCAGGAGCATCCATGACCACCCGTCCGCCCGATGCGGTCTTTACCGGCGAAGCCTATCAACCCGGCTTGCTGCTGCACATTGTGCTGTTCAAGTACAAGCACAAGGTTACGGCGGAGCAGAAGCAGGAAGTGCAGCGCCGCTTCGTGGCGCTTGGCGAGGCCAGGCGTGCCGGGGCCGAGTCACCCTATATCCTTTCCATCACGTCAGGCAGCCAGAGCAGCCTGGAAGGCGTCGCGCTGGGCTTCGAGCAGGGCTATACCGTGGCGTTCAAATCGGCCGGTGACCGCAACTATT is a window of Bordetella sp. N DNA encoding:
- a CDS encoding Dabb family protein, with the translated sequence MTTRPPDAVFTGEAYQPGLLLHIVLFKYKHKVTAEQKQEVQRRFVALGEARRAGAESPYILSITSGSQSSLEGVALGFEQGYTVAFKSAGDRNYYVGKPVVKDPTYFDPEHEKFKAYVGPLLAEHNGVLVFDYAVEAQA